TCGTAGTATTTATTGCAACATTTACGTCAAATACCTATGTGTATTCAACGAGTTCTTTTGAAGGACGGGAAACTGAAATGGACACTATGTGTTCAGATTGGGAAACGTATTCAGCCAATAGAACACTGTGTGCTGAATACAAAACATACCTAGAACAAAAGAAACAAGAAGCAAACAATGAACTAAACAATATCAAAGGATCTATCAATGACATTCAAGGTGATATTAATAAAGACACACAATCTTTGAATGAGCTTCAAAATCGTATTACTGATATTGAATCACAAATTAAGAAAACTGATTCCCAGATTGCAAGTACTGAGTCAAAGATTAAGCAAACTGAGGAAGAAATAGTTGTGAAGGAAAAAGATATTGAAGAGAAAGAAGTTCGTGTAGAGGCGTACATGATTAATCTTCAAAGCTCATTAAGAGTAAACAGTTATGTTGAGTTTATAATGGGTGCGGAGGACTTCTCAGAAGTATCGCGACGAATCGCAGGAATTTCACAGATTAATGAATTTAATCAGGAATTAATTCGTCAACTCAATGAAGAAAAAGCAGTTTTAGAAGAAACGAAATTGTCGCTTGAATTTGATAAAGAAAACCTTGTAACGATGCGCGCAGATCAAGTAACCCAAAAGAGCCAAGTTGAAGAACTTGCACGAGTTGCTGAACAACGTGTTACCGCTCTTCGTAGTGCGTATGCTGCATTAGTAGCTGAACAAGAAAGAGCGTTAGAAACACAGCGTATCGTATCTGAGAGAATTCAAATCCCAACACCTGTTGAACCTTCAACTGGAGGATTGATGCTTCCAGTTTCAAGCTTTAGAATTTCTGAAGTACAATGGTATTATACTGATGGTGGAAAACACATGGGTGTTGACTTTGCACGAGTACCTGGATCTTCAATTTTGGGGGCGTCCATCGTAGCACCTGCTAATGGACTTGTTATTGCATCCAACAGTGGATGTGCAACAAATGGAAGCTTCGGATGTGGTAGTGGATTTGGTAATTATGTTCTCATGATTATGAACGTAAACGGACAAATCTACGGAGGACTCTTTGGACATATGCAACAAGGCAGTGTTACAGTAAGGGCAGGAAGTAGTGTAAGCCAAGGCCAAAAAATTGGAGCTGTTGGTAACTCAGGGAATTCCTACGGAGCCCATTTACATATGGAGCTGTACTACCTAGGAAGTGACAGTGTTACGGCTGCTTATAACCGCTGGTACGACAGAGGGGCAAACATTAACTTTAACACAGGCTCAGCATCATATGGTAATGAATATGCGAACCGTTGTAGTGTAAAAGGCAAAGTTGATCCGTGTCGACTCGATGTTGCTCAAGAATATGGTATTTATAAGGATTATGTAAGACCTTAAGCATAAGTTTAACCGACAAACAAAGGAGTGATGTATATCTGCATCACTCCTTTTAAAATCCCTGATATTAGAATTCGTCAGCATCATAGACACGATACCCAGCCTCTATACATGCTTTAGCAAAAACTCCTTGGCCATCAATGAGCGTTCCACTGAAGGAACCATCGTAAATCTGGCGAACACCACACGAAGGACTCCGTGATTGTAAGATGACACAATCGATATCGTTGT
This DNA window, taken from Erysipelothrix larvae, encodes the following:
- a CDS encoding murein hydrolase activator EnvC family protein, translating into MKKFMTLALVVFIATFTSNTYVYSTSSFEGRETEMDTMCSDWETYSANRTLCAEYKTYLEQKKQEANNELNNIKGSINDIQGDINKDTQSLNELQNRITDIESQIKKTDSQIASTESKIKQTEEEIVVKEKDIEEKEVRVEAYMINLQSSLRVNSYVEFIMGAEDFSEVSRRIAGISQINEFNQELIRQLNEEKAVLEETKLSLEFDKENLVTMRADQVTQKSQVEELARVAEQRVTALRSAYAALVAEQERALETQRIVSERIQIPTPVEPSTGGLMLPVSSFRISEVQWYYTDGGKHMGVDFARVPGSSILGASIVAPANGLVIASNSGCATNGSFGCGSGFGNYVLMIMNVNGQIYGGLFGHMQQGSVTVRAGSSVSQGQKIGAVGNSGNSYGAHLHMELYYLGSDSVTAAYNRWYDRGANINFNTGSASYGNEYANRCSVKGKVDPCRLDVAQEYGIYKDYVRP